From a single Equus asinus isolate D_3611 breed Donkey chromosome 2, EquAss-T2T_v2, whole genome shotgun sequence genomic region:
- the LMAN1L gene encoding protein ERGIC-53-like isoform X9: MPVVSGPKPLLCLLLFLLLDPYSPEGGRPPQRRFEYKLSFKGPRLALPGAGIPFWSHHGDAIPGLEEVRLAPSMRNRSGAVWSRAPVLFSAWEVEMHMRVTGPGRRGAQGMAVWYTQDRGQVSSVLGGLASWDGIGILFDSSAEDTQSSPAIRVLASDGHPLYEPLGDGASRVLGSCHRDFRNRPYPFRARITYWGQRLRVSVNSGLTPRDPDEVCIDVGPLLLAPGGFFGVSAATSTLADDHDVLSFLTFSLSEPGPEPPPEAFPEMEQLRLARQLEGLQARLALGTKEDMVPKLKSEAQEEGLCQNQHPAPWTADSAPGPARDEGCSCPRGLKSPDLLPACRHQASFLRVGPDPEPPAEGPSGPSESRSQGPSPTWLAPRGLLMPAARHLPVLPPHPDCRILLLCALQQAGAGPEPSRLFVHRQPSSESGTTHP, from the exons ATGCCGGTGGTCAGTGGCCCTAAACCCttgctctgccttctcctctttctgctcctgGACCCCTACAGCCCTGAGGGGGGTCGTCCTCCTCAGCGAAGGTTTGAATACAAGCTCAGCTTCAAAGGACCACGGCTGGCTTTGCCTGGGGCTGGAATACCCTTCTGGAGCCATCATGGag ATGCCATCCCAGGCCTGGAGGAAGTGCGGCTGGCGCCATCCATGCGGAACCGGAGTGGCGCCGTGTGGAGCAGGGCCCCAGTCCTCTTCTCTGCCTGGGAGGTAGAGATGCACATGAGGGTGACCGGGCCAGGGCGCCGGGGAGCTCAGGGCATG GCTGTGTGGTATACCCAGGACAGGGGCCAAGTAAGCTCTGTCCTGGGGGGGCTGGCCTCCTGGGACGGCATCGGGATCCTCTTCGATTCCTCGGCTGAGGATACCCAG AGCAGCCCTGCCATCCGTGTGCTGGCCAGTGATGGGCACCCCCTCTACGAGCCGCTTGG GGATGGAGCCAGCCGGGTGCTGGGCTCCTGCCACCGGGACTTCAGGAACCGGCCATACCCTTTCAGAGCACGGATCACCTACTGGGGGCAGAGGCTGCGC GTGTCCGTGAACAGCGGCCTCACTCCCAGAGACCCAGACGAGGTGTGCATCGATGTGGGGCCCCTGCTTTTGGCCCCTGGAGGTTTCTTTGGGGTCTCAGCAGCCACCAGCACCCTGGCAG ATGACCATGATGTCCTGTCCTTCCTGACCTTCAGTCTGAGTGAGCCAGGTCCAGAG CCTCCCCCCGAGGCCTTCCCGGAGATGGAGCAGCTCCGCCTGGCAAGGCAGCTAGAAGGTCTGCAGGCAAGGTTGGCCCTGGGCACCAAGGAGGACATGGTTCCAAAGCTGAAGTCTGAAGCCCAGGAAGAGG GACTCTGCCAAAATCAGCACCCTGCTCCATGGACAGCAGACTCTGCTCCAGGACCTGCAAGAGATGAG GGATGCAGCTGCCCACGTGGTCTCAAGAGCCCAGATCTTCTACCTGCCTGTAGGCACCAAGCATCATTTCTTAGAGTTGGCCCAGATCCTGAGCCTCCTGCAGAAGGACCTTCGGGGCCCAGTG AAAGCAGGAGCCAAGGACCCTCACCCACCTGGCTGGCTCCCAGGGGCCTCCTCATGCCTGCGGCCAGGCATCTTCCTGTTCTTCCTCCTCATCCAGACTGTAGGATTCTTCTGCTATGTGCACTTCAG CAGGCAGGAGCAGGACCAGAACCGTCCAGACTATTTGTCCACAGGCAGCCTTCCTCTGAGTCCGGCACCACCCATCCCTAG
- the LMAN1L gene encoding protein ERGIC-53-like isoform X7, which translates to MPVVSGPKPLLCLLLFLLLDPYSPEGGRPPQRRFEYKLSFKGPRLALPGAGIPFWSHHGDAIPGLEEVRLAPSMRNRSGAVWSRAPVLFSAWEVEMHMRVTGPGRRGAQGMAVWYTQDRGQVSSVLGGLASWDGIGILFDSSAEDTQSSPAIRVLASDGHPLYEPLGDGASRVLGSCHRDFRNRPYPFRARITYWGQRLRVSVNSGLTPRDPDEVCIDVGPLLLAPGGFFGVSAATSTLADDHDVLSFLTFSLSEPGPEPPPEAFPEMEQLRLARQLEGLQARLALGTKEDMVPKLKSEAQEEGLCQNQHPAPWTADSAPGPARDEGCSCPRGLKSPDLLPACRHQASFLRVGPDPEPPAEGPSGPSGEGEESRSQGPSPTWLAPRGLLMPAARHLPVLPPHPDCRILLLCALQQAGAGPEPSRLFVHRQPSSESGTTHP; encoded by the exons ATGCCGGTGGTCAGTGGCCCTAAACCCttgctctgccttctcctctttctgctcctgGACCCCTACAGCCCTGAGGGGGGTCGTCCTCCTCAGCGAAGGTTTGAATACAAGCTCAGCTTCAAAGGACCACGGCTGGCTTTGCCTGGGGCTGGAATACCCTTCTGGAGCCATCATGGag ATGCCATCCCAGGCCTGGAGGAAGTGCGGCTGGCGCCATCCATGCGGAACCGGAGTGGCGCCGTGTGGAGCAGGGCCCCAGTCCTCTTCTCTGCCTGGGAGGTAGAGATGCACATGAGGGTGACCGGGCCAGGGCGCCGGGGAGCTCAGGGCATG GCTGTGTGGTATACCCAGGACAGGGGCCAAGTAAGCTCTGTCCTGGGGGGGCTGGCCTCCTGGGACGGCATCGGGATCCTCTTCGATTCCTCGGCTGAGGATACCCAG AGCAGCCCTGCCATCCGTGTGCTGGCCAGTGATGGGCACCCCCTCTACGAGCCGCTTGG GGATGGAGCCAGCCGGGTGCTGGGCTCCTGCCACCGGGACTTCAGGAACCGGCCATACCCTTTCAGAGCACGGATCACCTACTGGGGGCAGAGGCTGCGC GTGTCCGTGAACAGCGGCCTCACTCCCAGAGACCCAGACGAGGTGTGCATCGATGTGGGGCCCCTGCTTTTGGCCCCTGGAGGTTTCTTTGGGGTCTCAGCAGCCACCAGCACCCTGGCAG ATGACCATGATGTCCTGTCCTTCCTGACCTTCAGTCTGAGTGAGCCAGGTCCAGAG CCTCCCCCCGAGGCCTTCCCGGAGATGGAGCAGCTCCGCCTGGCAAGGCAGCTAGAAGGTCTGCAGGCAAGGTTGGCCCTGGGCACCAAGGAGGACATGGTTCCAAAGCTGAAGTCTGAAGCCCAGGAAGAGG GACTCTGCCAAAATCAGCACCCTGCTCCATGGACAGCAGACTCTGCTCCAGGACCTGCAAGAGATGAG GGATGCAGCTGCCCACGTGGTCTCAAGAGCCCAGATCTTCTACCTGCCTGTAGGCACCAAGCATCATTTCTTAGAGTTGGCCCAGATCCTGAGCCTCCTGCAGAAGGACCTTCGGGGCCCAGTGGTGAGGGGGAAG AAAGCAGGAGCCAAGGACCCTCACCCACCTGGCTGGCTCCCAGGGGCCTCCTCATGCCTGCGGCCAGGCATCTTCCTGTTCTTCCTCCTCATCCAGACTGTAGGATTCTTCTGCTATGTGCACTTCAG CAGGCAGGAGCAGGACCAGAACCGTCCAGACTATTTGTCCACAGGCAGCCTTCCTCTGAGTCCGGCACCACCCATCCCTAG